The window tgttgaaAGAAAATTCCATCTTATTCGAGAAATTGTTGGAAGACAAGATGTAATAATAAGTAGAGTTGATACCACGGATAACATAGCAGATCCGTTGACTAAACCACTCCCTCAGCCGAAGCATGAGAGTCATACTAGGTCTATGGGGCTTAAGCATATAGGAGAATGTCTTTAGGTTGTTTACTTCatgtttacaattataaagaattttgtttaccatatgtttggaatgtttatcaataatataaatggtttgtttcttatttaattgcttggtttagtattaaataaaatgtccatataatttgtgttttcaatagGATTATTGGAAACGTTTCGATAATGGAACCCTATAAGTGAACTGAAAtcacaatttatataatgtccctaatctaaatcactaaattggacataagtggtttattaaagattagcaTGTAATTAATTGATATCTCGGTTCCATGGGCTATGGAAACATAGAGATGTTTAATCGATTACATGGATGCATACCTGATGCATTGAGACTTGACCTAATCTGATTCGAAAGGGCAGAATCGAATCCTTATATTTAGTGGATTCCTTAGACATGGGTATGTCTTAATCACTacgaaataattagtttaaccttgacactgttaaacgtcgtgctgtaaaaggaggctataaaggcagtgatcaggtgggctaagaattgagtgggagttatggtcatacaagaatgaataagtcctCCTATGTGATAGGATTAGTGTGTAGGCCTCTTGATGagcgagaattgaaaattgcatggccatgcggaataagattaaatggttaatccttagttgaacaattcgaactcagagatcaagaaacataatttgagaaataacactgtgttgtcaaatttcacattaagtggcttaaggaatttataattgtgcaattgtcttcggacaagtgggagattgaaggaatatgtccgtagacatttccgacaattactaaatataaatatataggatatttatgaagataataaagttaattattattagtaattatatttgcttgctagagaataaatataattggtgggtcaataataattggaccacaactaatataattaatcctataaggtcttacaaatgaatcaattgaacgataaatgactcgggcccattaggagtatgggcttaatccaattaggttaacaaaagaatcggtttcttttgacctaggttactagtattatatgaggatataatgCTAGTAGTGGAGAAGTGGGGATAATGGGATGATGGGTGtgagtattataaatatgtttatttaaacTCTCACCATACACAATTCTCATACACAGTTattgaaaaaccagaaaaagcaagagaaacaatctctcccgttctagcaaacgttggtgttcaattgatttcggtagactgaatagaggagcaacgtttgaggctctACGGATTATCTTACTACGTTAATTCTTGTGGATTacacgctacaaaggtaatatagactaatcctttttgtatgattcatatgtttgattatgtttatgatcctgagatggatgttagggaagtgtttcctgaaattccgctttaagcATCCATCGAACCCAACAATGAAGACATGATGATAATAGAATAATGGTGAAAtcaagaaataataaaaaagttaagtGAATCATAATTTAATTAAGAGAATAGTTGCGTCATTAATTATGTTAAGCGAGTAGAGAAGTAAATAGAATTGTAGATAAAAAGAATTGTCAGTGAAATGAATAACATTGGCCCTTATTTATCGGCAAAAACATAACGGCTAggtttgagaaaaaaaaaggcTAGTGTTGACCGGTTTCAAGGAACAATTGTGCTGGATTAACCGTCCGGTTCCAGTTTTGCGCTTCCATGGAATCGGTGGGGTCAGTGAATGGGTTGAATTCGGGTGAACCACTTCGAAAAAATTGCAGGTCGGTTTTTGCAAACGTTTCCACGAGTTTGTTAGAATTTTTTCAAAACCTTAAAAGTTTCAAAACGTTTCCACTGTACATAGTTACGCAGCTCCTTCCACTTGCATCCTTGTGTAGGTAGAGGGTGGTACATCATTGCTAATCAATTCGCATATGGAGATTAACTATGAAGTTCTTATTACTTACAGAGTCATGGATCAAGGGTGTAATTAAAAGTGATTGAAGTTATTTTCATACTTTCGTCTTCTTAATTAACTTATCAAAAATTAAGACCATTTTAGCTAAATCTCATAATTTGGTAGTGTTGATCAAAGTAATAAATATTTAACTACTTAAATTTATTTCGAagctattttgtgtttttaatttgtaGTGTCTATTCGGCCCGAGCTATCCTAAGACTAAAATCTTCTAAagtaaatcaataaattatatcTTAGATTTGTATATATCTTTGATTGGTGATTATATGGCTAACCTTTTTCATTTAGCTcactaaattattatatttcttcTGTGCCACACATTTTGCATTAAGTGTCATGTTCTCTACTcatattgtattatttttttttatttgaaaaataagtcgttattttcttttaatttcatttatacattttaactttattttaatttaatacacACAATTTAttcttccttttatttattactaatatcaacttttttctTCACATTCAACCCTTTATCTTTGTTGTAATATTATCAAACATAGCTGTACAAACCCTCTCATTTCATTTTTGAGAGCACCAGTTCATTTCTCTACTTGTCTTTGAATTAAATGTTAAGACAAGCATACAACTAAGGGATACATCATACCAATACATGGTAAATGTAATAATAGGGCTGGATTTAATTCAAATAATTCAGACCGAGCCTCAATTCTGCTTTGTATTGATACATATTTTGCAAACATTTTTCTTTCGATTGAAGACCACATCTACTTGACCCAGTACTGATGAAAACCGTCAAGGAGTTAGACATTTAATCGGTCCGTTTGATAAGTGGTAATAAACAACGGTAATGAGAATGAAGAATATCTTGCCTATCTTGATGGCCATACttgtccaactttaatcatctcatttttttttttcataaaattctttttaatgcattaccattgggagatgtgatattaggtggtaatgaaaatttttaagaaaaaaaacatgtttgtaatcaaagtttcatcatcatgggaatgatataaAACGTTTGATAAAATTACACACtatatatcatttttattaccaccatttaatactactaaccaaacgggccgtttaGTTAAATAAATCAATCCAATGGACGGATTTCAATACCTTGAACAATGAGACCACTCTTCCAATGAAGTTCTTTACTTTCCCTCATAATCATCTGCAAATTCTTTACTTTATCATCTCCATTACCCATTGAACCCACTTTATATCTACCCATCTCAATTTCCATCCATCCATCATCTCTCTTTATCAAAACATCTTTCTGAGATAGTCTACGATCTTCTTCCAGATCAGAATGCTTAACAGatgattcttgtttattatcACTCTCACATACACATAACACCTTCATTTCTGGATTGTTGAATCCTCGAAAACTGTCAATATCTACCTTGAATAGTAAATACGCACCGTAAGTTGTATTTTGGGTCAGCAATTTAGTGTTAATTTCTCCTACTATGTCTAACCAGCATACTTCCTGCAGTTGAGCTACCTCTGGAAACCTAGAAAAATATGATCAATTATTAGACTTCCATAATTGAACTCAGATGGAAAAAAAACATTTCTTGAACATTGATTACCTGGATTCAGGCATAGAAAACCAAGACCAGTATTGAAGAGTGTCTGCCCATTCAATTTTCAAGGCTCTGGCACTCAACATGTAGCATTTCTTCCCGCTCCTTTTATCCAAACTAAAGCTCtgaaaaaaatttgaa of the Amaranthus tricolor cultivar Red isolate AtriRed21 chromosome 6, ASM2621246v1, whole genome shotgun sequence genome contains:
- the LOC130814462 gene encoding putative F-box protein PP2-B12, which translates into the protein MSTFDFTDLPEDCISYILTLSSPSDVLRSSAVSKQLLMVSESDSVWDNFLPSDCYDIISRSPAPFSDFKSKKDLFLHLCNTHVFLNENTLSFSLDKRSGKKCYMLSARALKIEWADTLQYWSWFSMPESRFPEVAQLQEVCWLDIVGEINTKLLTQNTTYGAYLLFKVDIDSFRGFNNPEMKVLCVCESDNKQESSVKHSDLEEDRRLSQKDVLIKRDDGWMEIEMGRYKVGSMGNGDDKVKNLQMIMRESKELHWKSGLIVQGIEIRPLD